ccatgatatgatgcatgAGGACATTGAAGTATATGTTGACGACATGATCGTAAAATCCCAGACGGAAAGAGAACATGTGCAGGTCTTAAGAAAGTTGCTCTTaagattaagaaagttccaACTCAAACTCAATCCGGCCAAATGTATCTTTGGAGCTAGGTCAGGGAAACTTCTGGAGTTTGTAGTCAGTGAAAAGGGGATTGAAATTGACCCAGATAAAGTCAGAAAGAAGTTAGAGGTTTCTTAGGAAGGCTAAATTATATTGCTCGGTTTATTTTACAATTGACTGAAAAATGCGACCCCGTATTTCGTCTTTTGAAAAAGAACAATCCAGATATgtggaatgaagaatgccaggaggcttttgacaagataaaacaGTACTTGTCTAATACTCCAGTATTGTCGCCACCAAGGCCAGATAAACCATTGATCCTATATTTAACAGTGTTCGACAATTCCATTGGATGTGTGCTTGGTCAACATGATGAAACGGGAAAGAAAGTGAAGGCAATTTATTATCTTATTAAGAAATTTACTAACTGTGAAATGAGGTATTCgcctattgaaaaattatgctGTGCTCTGGTCTGGACGACACGAAGACTAAGACAATACATgctctatcatacgacttggttaATTTGAAAgttagaccctttaaagtatatgatggagtcgacTGCGTTGAATGGGAGGATAGCTAGGTGGCAAATCCTACTCTccgaatttgacatagtttaTGTAAATCAGAAGGCTGTTAAAGGAAGCGTGATAGCAGAACTTTTGGCCAGCAGAGCTTGAGAAGACTATGAAcctcttaattttgatttcccgaatgaagatttgatgtatgtcGCAACTGCTGAAATAGATCCCCACGAAAATCACCCTTGGAAGCTAAGCtttgatggagcttcaaatgctaaaggcaatggaattggggcagtcctcGTGTCCCCTagtggagatcattatcctttcactagcaaattggattttgattgcaccaATAAcgtggctgagtatgaagcttgcattatGGGCATCCGGGCAGCCATAGAGTGGGAAATTAAGGTGCTAGAGGTATACGGAGACTctgcattggtaatataccagctTAAAGGAGAATGGAAAACAAGAGACCCGAAGTTAGTCCGCTATCGAAAATTGGTTTTGGAGTTGATTGAGGAATTTGACAGTGTCACCTTTTGTTACTTCCCACGAGACGAAAACCAGATGGCCGATGCTTTGGCCACTCTAGCCTCTATGACCAAAGTGAATAAACCAGAAGACATGAAACCTATTCAAATCAGCATTCATGAGGCTCCAGCTCATTGTTGCAATATTGACGATAAAGAGGAAAAGGATGATCACCCTTGGTTTCATGACATATTGCGATATGTAAAAAGTCGTGAGTACCATGACCATGCGACAGaaaatgataagaggacattaaGGAGATTAGCCATTGATTATGTCCTAGATGGGGAGATTTTGTACAAAACGGGGAAAGATCAAATATTGTTGAGATGTGTGGATGCTATTGAGgccaagaaaattttgaaagaagtGCATGAAGGTTTCTGTGGAACGCATGCCAACGGCTTCACGATGGCCAGACAAAttatgagatttgggtactattggtccaccatggaaggggattgcattaattatgccaaaaagtgccataaatgtcaaatttatggtgaCAAAATGCATGCACCACCTTCACCCCTTCATGTTATGgtttctccatggcctttctctatgtggggaaTGGACGTCATCGGGCCAATATCtccaaaggcttctaatgggcatcgttttATCTTTGTGGTCATCGATTATTTCACTAAATGGGTTGAGGCTGCTTCATATGCTAACGTCACGAAATCAGCAGTTAGCAGGTTTctgaaaaaagagatcatatgttgATACGGGatgcctgaaaggatcatatctgacaatgcgctgAACTTGAACAACAACTTAATAGCGGAAGTTTGTAGTCAGttcaagatcagacaccataattcgtcaccgtatcatccaaaaatgaatggtccGTGGAAGCAGCTaacaaaaatatgaagaaaattgtagggaaaatgactgaaacttacaaagactggcatgagaaattaccttTTGCTCTCCTCGTATATCGTACCTCTGTTAGGacctctactggggcaacaccattttctttagtttatgGGATGAAGGCATTTTTACCCATAGAggttgaaatcccttctctccgggtattcGCTGAACTAAAGTTAGATGAGGCCGAATGGattcaatctcgatatgatcagctGAACTTAATAGAAGAAAATAGACTGAAAGCTATTTGTCACGGTCAGATGtataaaaaatgaatgataCGAGCCAATAACAAAAAAGTTCATCCTAGAGAGTTTCACGAGGGGGACCTagtgttgaaaatgatttttcctctacaaaaagatttcagaggaaaatggatgccaaattgggaaggtccttatgttgtaaagaaggccttttctggaggagctttgatcttgagcgagatggatggtaaaaacttgtcaaatcctataaactcagattcggtcaagaaatacttcacttgaaggaAGGGGGCCCaagtgaaaacccgtaaagggcacttaaaaaaaagggagaggccaaggtgaaaacccgtaaagggcaccttgagaccaaaggggatttgggttgaaaacctgaaaatgCGGCTCACATTTTGACGGGACATGAGGTGATCGGAGCAACTCAAATTCTGACCAAAATCTGGGGCATGCGGTGGACtcgctatacctgaatcaataaGAAAATGGTAGGAAACATCTTGGGGTATCGACAAAATACTGAAGATTccctaaacacatattaaatTCAGAATGATTTTCAGAAAGCTTATTTAGGGAGGCTTGTGCTGCGATAGCTGGGGCACCTATCGTCATCTTACTCATTTTGAATCTTGGCAAAATTTGTTATCTTGATTAATGTATTCATCTCAAGCTTTGCTCCCAATAAAATTCCATCTTGTCCATtgtcttagcaaaatttgctatcttgattaacttattcattttgagATTTGTTCTCAATAACATTTTGTTTGTCCATtatgataatctttttcaaacatttgaaataacgattaatagGCTGAATGTTCAAGCAAAAGgtgttttgcatattactctagaaaatTCTAAATAATGTAGGAACATGAAACAGGACtgttgtttagaacacaccaattttaaggtttaaaatgTCTAAAAAGGAAAAGTCTAAGTCAGGACTATCCTTCCAAGTTTTGTCGTCCAAACAcggattgaacaaaatgacatattaatgacaaagcttcaacgaacaaacaagcaatgatcaccgaatgATAAGAAGAGGTCTctcggagaagaaaattttgcaattatgCATAAAc
The sequence above is a segment of the Gossypium raimondii isolate GPD5lz chromosome 4, ASM2569854v1, whole genome shotgun sequence genome. Coding sequences within it:
- the LOC105767262 gene encoding uncharacterized protein LOC105767262 — protein: MYVATAEIDPHENHPWKLSFDGASNAKGNGIGAVLVSPSGDHYPFTSKLDFDCTNNVAEYEACIMGIRAAIEWEIKVLEVYGDSALVIYQLKGEWKTRDPKLVRYRKLVLELIEEFDSVTFCYFPRDENQMADALATLASMTKVNKPEDMKPIQISIHEAPAHCCNIDDKEEKDDHPWFHDILRYVKSREYHDHATENDKRTLRRLAIDYVLDGEILYKTGKDQILLRCVDAIEAKKILKEVHEGFCGTHANGFTMARQIMRFGEQINEVAFPGSVVEQIKATTAILLP